Proteins encoded by one window of Kribbella italica:
- a CDS encoding MFS transporter — MAWESRVREVVGGAWGFGGGVGGDGGGFAVGGGGGAGGVGGRDGGAGALGVVPHLVLGLPVGGWVDRGSRKRLMVGADLGRAGLLGAIPLLAATGELGMGYLYVVAVLVGALTVVSDTASLAMLPALVRREDLVDANSASMLSQTLASTAGPSVGGLLVQAVSAPFAIVVDAVSFVGSAVANLLIKEPVRERQSQRHKPTVGFTELFGDPVLKPLARSATVAAVAGAMQGPLVVLYLVRELGWSAVQLGVAVTTLGVASVVGALVAPAYSRRLGMGRAYLVGQLVASGAGFALALAWWPFVFVGQAMAGLGMALYGVPQRALRQARVADHLLGRTTAAWRTLVIGGQTVGALAGGLVGTLLDLKAALVISSLGMLAGVALAYYSPLRSRRLLERNLEPALEGVKPEPSSGSGGQP; from the coding sequence ATGGCGTGGGAATCCCGAGTTCGTGAAGTTGTGGGTGGGGCTTGGGGTTTCGGCGGCGGGGTCGGCGGTGACGGGGGTGGCTTTGCCGTTGGTGGCGGTGGTGGGGCTGGGGGCGTCGGCGGGAGAGATGGGGGTGCTGGGGCGCTCGGGGTGGTGCCGCATCTGGTGTTGGGGTTGCCGGTGGGGGGCTGGGTCGATCGGGGGAGCCGGAAGCGGTTGATGGTTGGGGCCGATCTGGGGCGGGCGGGGTTGCTGGGGGCGATTCCGTTGCTGGCGGCAACGGGGGAGCTCGGGATGGGGTACCTGTACGTCGTCGCGGTGCTGGTGGGGGCGTTGACGGTGGTGTCCGACACCGCGTCGCTGGCGATGCTGCCGGCGCTGGTACGGCGGGAGGACCTGGTGGATGCGAACAGCGCGTCGATGCTGAGCCAGACCCTGGCGTCCACGGCTGGGCCTTCGGTGGGGGGACTGCTGGTGCAGGCGGTCAGTGCGCCGTTCGCGATCGTGGTGGATGCGGTGTCGTTCGTCGGGTCTGCGGTGGCGAACCTCCTGATCAAGGAGCCGGTGCGGGAGAGGCAGTCGCAGAGGCACAAGCCAACGGTGGGGTTTACGGAGCTGTTCGGGGATCCGGTGCTCAAGCCGTTGGCTCGGTCGGCGACTGTGGCGGCGGTTGCTGGGGCTATGCAGGGGCCGCTGGTGGTGCTGTACCTGGTGCGGGAGCTGGGGTGGTCGGCGGTTCAGCTGGGAGTGGCGGTCACCACGCTGGGAGTCGCGTCGGTGGTGGGCGCGCTCGTCGCTCCGGCGTACAGCAGGCGGCTGGGGATGGGACGGGCGTACCTGGTCGGTCAGCTGGTGGCGTCGGGGGCCGGGTTCGCTCTGGCGCTGGCGTGGTGGCCGTTTGTCTTTGTGGGGCAGGCGATGGCTGGGCTCGGCATGGCCTTGTACGGCGTACCGCAGCGTGCCCTGAGGCAGGCCAGAGTGGCCGACCACCTGCTGGGCCGTACGACGGCCGCCTGGCGCACGCTGGTGATCGGCGGCCAGACGGTCGGGGCGCTGGCCGGTGGACTGGTGGGGACGCTGCTGGACCTCAAGGCAGCCCTGGTGATCAGCAGCCTCGGCATGCTGGCCGGTGTCGCGCTGGCCTATTACTCGCCTCTGCGATCGCGGCGACTCTTAGAGAGAAACCTTGAACCGGCCCTGGAGGGCGTGAAGCCTGAACCGTCCAGCGGATCCGGCGGGCAACCTTAA
- a CDS encoding AraC family transcriptional regulator N-terminal domain-containing protein translates to MPRDQLTELRDRIAAHARPDLSTAVDGLTLSKVEYSEPDYSLTEPLLVVMAQGAKRLLLGDETFDYHAGDLFVVTTDLPVSGHFVDATPKTPALGMGITLRAEAIAPLLLQTPPVRRTGATSRTADATARTVGAGDPPERTVGAADARGRRTGATSAIATGPAGPEILDAALRLMRLLESPTDIPVLAPLIERELLWRLLTGPHADVIRQIGLADSSLTHVNRAIHWIRDNYAEPLRVADLASLAGMSPAAFHRHFRGITNLSPLQFQKRIRLQEARSLLAAHPRDIAGVGHLVGYDSPSQFNREYRRLFGTPPGADAARLRTA, encoded by the coding sequence GTGCCCCGAGACCAGTTGACCGAGCTCCGCGACCGCATCGCGGCCCACGCGCGTCCCGACCTGTCGACCGCCGTCGACGGCCTGACGCTGTCGAAGGTCGAGTACTCCGAGCCCGACTACTCGCTCACCGAACCGCTGCTCGTCGTGATGGCCCAGGGCGCCAAACGCCTCCTGCTCGGCGACGAGACCTTCGACTACCACGCGGGCGACCTGTTCGTAGTCACCACCGACCTCCCGGTCTCCGGCCACTTCGTCGACGCGACCCCGAAGACCCCCGCGCTCGGAATGGGCATCACGCTGCGCGCGGAAGCGATCGCGCCTCTGCTGCTCCAGACTCCGCCAGTACGCCGTACCGGCGCGACGTCGCGCACTGCCGACGCCACGGCGCGCACCGTCGGCGCAGGCGACCCTCCGGAGCGCACCGTCGGCGCAGCCGACGCGCGCGGGCGTCGTACCGGCGCGACGTCGGCGATCGCGACCGGGCCCGCCGGCCCCGAGATCCTCGACGCCGCCCTCCGCCTGATGCGCCTGCTCGAGTCCCCCACCGACATCCCCGTCCTCGCCCCGCTGATCGAGCGCGAGCTCCTCTGGCGTCTCCTCACCGGCCCGCACGCCGACGTCATCCGCCAGATCGGCCTCGCCGACAGCAGCCTGACCCACGTCAACCGCGCGATCCACTGGATCCGCGACAACTACGCCGAACCACTCCGCGTCGCCGACCTCGCGAGCCTGGCCGGCATGAGCCCAGCCGCCTTCCACCGCCACTTCCGCGGCATCACCAACCTGAGCCCACTCCAGTTCCAGAAGCGCATCCGCCTGCAAGAGGCCCGCTCACTCCTCGCCGCCCACCCACGCGACATCGCCGGCGTCGGCCACCTGGTCGGCTACGACAGCCCGTCCCAGTTCAACCGCGAGTACCGCCGCCTCTTCGGCACCCCACCCGGCGCCGACGCCGCCCGCCTCCGCACGGCTTAA
- a CDS encoding uridine kinase family protein gives MRPGPGEPIFGNWQSIPLDEFVERVLAAGPRVVAIDGRSGSGKSTLADRLASVAGGTVVHVDDVAWHAPMFGWSSLLAEGVLEPVRRGEAVAYRPPAWDVHGRAGSIDVGASLVVVEGVGAGRRELAELVDVLVWVQSDFAEAERRGIARDIASGVNGDATAATAFWHEWMASEIPFLERDRPWERADFVVAGTSPDPATVVVAGG, from the coding sequence ATGCGACCCGGGCCTGGCGAACCAATATTCGGCAACTGGCAGTCGATTCCGCTCGACGAGTTCGTGGAGCGGGTGCTGGCTGCAGGGCCCCGCGTGGTGGCGATCGACGGCCGCAGTGGGAGCGGCAAGTCGACCCTGGCCGACCGGTTGGCGAGTGTTGCGGGCGGCACGGTGGTCCATGTGGACGACGTCGCGTGGCACGCGCCGATGTTCGGCTGGAGCTCGTTGCTGGCGGAGGGCGTGCTGGAGCCCGTACGGCGAGGTGAAGCCGTGGCGTACCGTCCGCCGGCTTGGGACGTGCACGGTCGGGCGGGTTCGATCGACGTCGGGGCGTCGCTGGTCGTGGTCGAGGGGGTCGGAGCTGGGCGGCGTGAGCTGGCGGAGCTGGTCGACGTCCTGGTGTGGGTGCAGTCGGACTTCGCCGAGGCGGAACGGCGGGGGATCGCGCGCGACATCGCGTCGGGGGTGAACGGTGATGCGACGGCGGCGACAGCCTTCTGGCACGAGTGGATGGCGTCGGAGATCCCGTTCCTGGAGCGCGACCGCCCGTGGGAACGGGCGGACTTCGTGGTCGCGGGGACCTCGCCGGATCCCGCGACCGTCGTGGTTGCCGGGGGTTG
- a CDS encoding ABC transporter ATP-binding protein translates to MAVVQVDGLTMTFRAPVREAGLRAALRAVVHREYRRIEAVSELSFGLDEGEVVGFLGPNGAGKTTTMKILSGILHPTGGRATVLGFTPWQRRREYLRRIALIRGSQPIGGPAELTVMDSFKYQRVLYDVPRGDNTVDELVDLLDIGELLHRQIRALSLGERMRAGLAMALLYQPKVLFLDEPTLGLDVLAAGALRRFVAEYAKSTGATVLLTSHSMADVETLCKRVILIDQSRIRYDGELAALAAKFSDLEDPSLEVVMDRFYRDGIPS, encoded by the coding sequence ATGGCAGTTGTTCAGGTCGACGGGTTGACGATGACCTTCCGGGCGCCCGTGCGGGAAGCTGGTCTGCGGGCCGCGCTCAGGGCGGTCGTGCACCGCGAGTACCGGCGGATCGAGGCGGTGAGTGAGCTCTCGTTCGGGCTCGACGAAGGTGAGGTCGTCGGGTTCCTCGGGCCGAACGGCGCGGGGAAGACGACCACGATGAAGATCCTGTCGGGGATCCTGCACCCGACCGGAGGGCGCGCGACGGTGCTCGGCTTCACGCCGTGGCAGCGGCGGCGCGAGTACCTGCGGCGGATCGCGCTGATCCGCGGGAGCCAGCCGATCGGCGGCCCGGCGGAGCTGACGGTGATGGACTCGTTCAAGTACCAGCGCGTCCTGTACGACGTACCGCGCGGCGACAACACCGTCGACGAGTTGGTCGATCTGCTCGACATCGGGGAGCTCCTGCACCGGCAGATCCGCGCGCTGAGTCTCGGCGAGCGGATGCGGGCCGGCCTCGCGATGGCCCTGCTGTACCAGCCGAAAGTGCTGTTCCTCGACGAGCCGACGCTCGGTCTCGACGTACTCGCCGCGGGCGCACTGCGTCGGTTCGTCGCCGAGTACGCCAAGAGCACGGGCGCCACGGTCCTGCTGACCAGCCACTCGATGGCCGACGTCGAGACGCTGTGCAAGCGCGTCATCCTGATCGACCAGAGTCGCATCCGGTACGACGGGGAGCTGGCCGCGCTGGCCGCGAAGTTCTCGGATCTCGAGGACCCGTCGCTCGAGGTCGTGATGGACCGCTTCTACCGCGACGGGATCCCTTCGTGA
- a CDS encoding sigma-70 family RNA polymerase sigma factor: MAAIDCDAADVTGLVAYLRDLGRHELLSPEEVYELSSWIEAGVLAADQLARAAPTTDRAELAHRAELGAVVELGQAARRRMIEGNLRLVVSLAKRYAGKGLSLLDLIQEGNIGLIRAVERFDHKLGHRFSSYAIWWIRQALGRAVSDRSRLIRMPAQAYVDAGRVAAVHRDLIQRLEREPTTEELAAAASLTIARVERARAWRIRPAPLDINEADQLIDDEDLLHRAVLIRDLHCQLEHLDDLAQDILRLRFGLHNTPLSTLEETAEQLRLPPAKVRALELEALRYLRKCPGLREYSNST, from the coding sequence ATGGCCGCGATCGACTGCGATGCCGCTGATGTGACCGGGCTGGTCGCCTACCTGCGCGACCTCGGGCGGCACGAGCTGCTGAGCCCGGAAGAGGTGTACGAGTTGTCGTCCTGGATCGAGGCCGGCGTACTGGCCGCCGACCAACTGGCCCGGGCCGCACCGACGACGGACCGGGCCGAGCTCGCCCACCGTGCCGAGCTGGGCGCGGTCGTCGAGTTGGGCCAAGCCGCCCGCCGACGCATGATCGAGGGCAACCTCCGCCTCGTCGTGTCCCTGGCCAAGCGGTACGCCGGCAAGGGCCTGTCGCTGCTCGACCTGATCCAGGAGGGCAACATCGGCCTGATCCGGGCCGTCGAGCGCTTCGACCACAAGCTCGGCCACCGCTTCTCGTCGTACGCGATCTGGTGGATCCGCCAGGCCCTCGGCCGGGCGGTCTCCGACCGCTCCCGTCTGATCCGCATGCCGGCGCAGGCGTACGTCGACGCCGGCCGCGTCGCGGCCGTCCACCGGGACCTGATCCAGCGCCTCGAACGAGAACCCACCACCGAGGAACTGGCGGCAGCCGCGTCGCTGACCATCGCCCGGGTCGAAAGAGCCCGGGCCTGGAGGATCCGCCCGGCTCCCCTGGACATCAACGAGGCCGACCAGCTCATCGACGACGAGGACCTGCTCCACCGAGCCGTCCTGATCCGAGACCTCCACTGCCAACTCGAACACCTCGACGACCTGGCCCAAGACATCCTCCGCCTGCGCTTCGGCCTCCACAACACACCGCTGTCCACCTTGGAGGAGACCGCTGAGCAACTCCGCCTACCACCCGCCAAAGTCCGAGCGCTGGAGCTGGAGGCCCTCCGCTACCTACGCAAGTGCCCGGGCCTGAGGGAGTACTCCAACTCGACCTGA
- a CDS encoding ABC transporter permease yields MLFGVLFSLSVRRAVAFRADLLFELLVTIVGAGASVAALLVVYTRTETLGGWGPGEAIALLGTFQVVSGLRSTFVEPNLQFFGEQVKSGRLDAILVQPAPSILLASLGSCAPTALIQVGLGVGIAVTGVVKADLVASPGGVVAWLVVVAAATVTMWATRVMVASVVFWAFGLSLDVLYDALWQFGRYPVQVYQSGLQVVFTYVVPVSLIATVPVEALRGEALVVVPLIVAVGTSTAAWVVWRRGLRRYTSATS; encoded by the coding sequence ATGTTGTTCGGTGTGCTGTTCTCGCTGTCCGTACGCCGGGCGGTCGCCTTCCGGGCTGACCTGCTGTTCGAGCTGCTGGTGACGATCGTCGGCGCGGGCGCCTCGGTCGCGGCGTTGCTCGTCGTCTACACGCGGACCGAAACGCTGGGCGGCTGGGGACCTGGCGAGGCAATCGCTCTGCTGGGGACGTTCCAGGTCGTGAGCGGGCTGCGCAGTACGTTCGTCGAGCCGAATCTGCAGTTCTTCGGGGAGCAGGTGAAGAGCGGGCGGCTGGACGCGATCCTGGTGCAGCCGGCGCCGAGCATTCTGCTTGCGAGTCTGGGGTCGTGCGCGCCGACCGCGTTGATCCAGGTGGGGCTCGGTGTCGGGATTGCTGTCACGGGGGTAGTGAAAGCTGACCTCGTGGCCTCGCCGGGTGGGGTCGTCGCGTGGTTGGTGGTTGTTGCCGCGGCGACGGTCACGATGTGGGCGACGCGGGTGATGGTCGCGTCGGTGGTTTTCTGGGCGTTCGGGCTGAGCCTCGATGTGCTGTACGACGCGCTGTGGCAGTTCGGGCGGTATCCGGTGCAGGTCTACCAGTCGGGGCTTCAGGTCGTGTTCACGTACGTCGTGCCCGTGTCGTTGATCGCGACGGTGCCGGTGGAGGCGCTCCGGGGTGAGGCGCTGGTAGTGGTGCCCTTGATTGTTGCTGTGGGCACCAGTACGGCGGCTTGGGTGGTGTGGCGGAGAGGGTTGCGGCGTTACACCAGTGCGACGAGTTAA
- a CDS encoding VOC family protein: MARLHDIVFDCHHPATTARFWAGALDGYAVAPYDEAELERLRSLGITNTEDDPTVLVEPSHDGPRLWFQRVPEPTPGKNRVHLDLLAADVESEIQRLTALGATVQARHPGNTVLTDPEGNEFCLSQSA; encoded by the coding sequence ATGGCGCGCCTCCACGACATCGTCTTCGACTGCCACCACCCCGCGACCACAGCCCGCTTCTGGGCCGGCGCCCTCGACGGCTACGCCGTCGCACCGTACGACGAGGCCGAACTCGAACGCCTGCGCTCCCTGGGGATCACCAACACCGAAGACGACCCGACCGTCCTCGTCGAACCGTCCCACGACGGACCCCGCCTGTGGTTCCAGCGCGTGCCAGAACCCACCCCCGGCAAGAACCGAGTCCACCTGGACCTGTTGGCCGCCGACGTGGAGTCGGAAATCCAGCGCCTGACAGCCCTAGGCGCGACAGTCCAAGCCCGCCACCCCGGCAACACCGTCCTGACCGACCCAGAAGGCAACGAGTTCTGCCTGTCCCAGTCAGCCTGA
- a CDS encoding ArsR/SmtB family transcription factor, with the protein MASDSAVPDYELEETIELTTAEQVRAISDPLRTTILGLLHERAATVSELAAAVKRPKSTVAHHVKVLTDAGILRVVRTRKVRAIDERYYGRAARMFYVGLGRRVDGVELPPDFNDFEVAMKESTSAYDAGQLRSFIRHARVPDERVAEFWDRVEQLVHDFDTLPRSGDTTYGFVTGVYPILDYPALPPKKD; encoded by the coding sequence ATGGCCAGTGATTCCGCCGTTCCGGACTACGAGCTCGAGGAGACGATCGAGCTCACCACGGCCGAGCAGGTGCGGGCGATCAGCGACCCGCTGCGGACCACGATCCTCGGCCTGCTGCACGAACGCGCCGCCACCGTCAGCGAACTGGCCGCCGCGGTCAAACGCCCGAAGAGCACCGTCGCCCACCACGTGAAGGTGCTGACCGACGCCGGCATCCTGCGCGTCGTACGGACCCGCAAGGTGCGCGCGATCGACGAGCGGTACTACGGCCGCGCGGCCCGGATGTTCTACGTCGGCCTCGGCCGCCGCGTCGACGGCGTCGAGCTGCCGCCGGACTTCAACGACTTCGAGGTCGCGATGAAGGAGTCGACCAGCGCGTACGACGCCGGCCAGCTGCGCTCGTTCATCCGCCACGCGCGCGTCCCCGACGAGCGCGTCGCCGAGTTCTGGGACCGCGTCGAGCAGCTGGTCCATGATTTCGACACGCTGCCCCGCTCGGGCGACACGACGTACGGATTCGTCACTGGTGTGTACCCGATCCTCGACTACCCGGCGCTGCCGCCGAAGAAGGACTAG
- a CDS encoding SAM-dependent methyltransferase: MCASADGPLGTARNLGKVMQPEAPQSTVNESIPTAARMYDFYLGGKDNFAADRAAVEELDKVVPSTRALALNNRQFLQRAVRVLAEEHGVRQFVDIGSGLPTQDNVHHVAQKVDAESHVVYVDNDPVVLAHGRALLVEDDRTTVIQADMRDTETIFTHPDTLRLIDFTQPVAVLFNSVFHCIPDSETDGPPAVVRRVVDRLVPGSFLVMCQLVSEDPKIRESVTKIMDQATQGHWGRVREEQDVAAWFEGMDILEPGLVEVSTWRPDDAQVPAKQLTTEWIEYGGIARLR; encoded by the coding sequence ATGTGTGCGTCGGCCGACGGTCCGCTCGGCACAGCTCGGAACTTGGGGAAGGTCATGCAGCCTGAGGCGCCACAGTCCACGGTCAACGAATCCATTCCGACAGCTGCCCGGATGTACGACTTCTATCTGGGCGGCAAGGACAACTTCGCCGCCGACCGGGCCGCGGTCGAGGAGCTGGACAAGGTCGTTCCCAGCACCCGCGCTCTGGCCTTGAACAACCGGCAGTTCCTGCAGCGCGCGGTACGAGTTCTGGCCGAGGAGCACGGCGTCCGGCAGTTCGTCGACATCGGATCCGGGCTGCCGACGCAGGACAACGTGCACCACGTCGCACAGAAGGTCGACGCGGAGTCGCACGTCGTGTACGTCGACAACGACCCGGTGGTGCTCGCCCACGGCCGCGCCCTGCTGGTCGAGGACGACCGCACCACGGTCATCCAGGCCGACATGCGCGACACCGAGACGATCTTCACCCACCCCGACACGCTGCGGCTGATCGACTTCACCCAGCCCGTCGCGGTGCTGTTCAACTCGGTCTTCCACTGCATCCCCGACAGCGAGACCGACGGCCCGCCGGCTGTGGTCCGCCGGGTCGTCGACCGGCTCGTCCCGGGCAGCTTCCTGGTCATGTGCCAACTCGTGAGCGAAGACCCCAAGATCCGCGAGTCGGTCACCAAGATCATGGACCAGGCCACCCAAGGCCACTGGGGCCGCGTCCGCGAGGAGCAGGACGTCGCCGCGTGGTTCGAAGGCATGGACATCCTCGAGCCCGGCCTCGTCGAGGTCTCCACCTGGCGCCCCGACGACGCACAGGTCCCCGCCAAGCAACTGACCACCGAGTGGATCGAGTACGGCGGCATCGCCCGCCTCCGCTGA
- a CDS encoding nucleotidyltransferase domain-containing protein, whose product MEPLETTRRLAADLFPTAVWVVLGGSVLTSARTAGSDLDVVVLLPDGTPGAPRRESIRYDGWPVELFVHDRASLAYYLAKDGRRPALHRMVALGTAAVGDPADDRKAAREHLDAGPAPLDQASKDSLRYGLTDLLDDLTHAPDDEQAVIATYTWLRTAEAVLSFRDHWLGSGKWLLRELRDLDPAYADRWLAARTSTAAIRDLAEEALTLAGGPLFAGYQAAGERG is encoded by the coding sequence ATGGAGCCCCTCGAGACCACCCGCCGCCTGGCTGCCGACCTCTTCCCGACGGCGGTCTGGGTCGTGCTCGGCGGCAGCGTGCTGACCTCGGCGCGGACGGCCGGCTCCGATCTCGACGTCGTCGTACTGCTGCCCGACGGCACGCCCGGCGCGCCTCGCCGCGAGTCGATCCGGTACGACGGGTGGCCGGTCGAGTTGTTCGTGCACGACCGGGCCAGCCTTGCCTACTACCTCGCCAAGGACGGCCGCCGTCCCGCGCTGCACCGAATGGTTGCCCTCGGCACCGCGGCTGTCGGTGATCCCGCCGACGACCGGAAGGCGGCCCGCGAGCACCTCGACGCCGGCCCGGCGCCCCTCGACCAGGCCTCGAAGGACAGCCTGCGGTACGGCCTGACCGATCTGCTCGACGACCTGACCCACGCCCCGGACGACGAGCAGGCCGTGATCGCGACGTACACCTGGCTCCGGACCGCCGAAGCGGTTCTGAGCTTCCGCGACCACTGGCTCGGCAGCGGCAAGTGGTTGCTGCGCGAGCTCCGCGATCTCGATCCCGCGTACGCCGACCGCTGGCTGGCCGCGCGCACCAGCACCGCGGCGATCCGCGACCTCGCCGAGGAGGCGCTGACTCTTGCCGGCGGCCCCCTTTTCGCGGGCTACCAGGCCGCCGGCGAGCGCGGTTGA
- a CDS encoding ABC-2 family transporter protein produces MSTVSRTAVLLRMGFWRSSVEWWSFRSFVITLVAGQVVTPLLGLFVWSAVVPGDSGVPTYYVVLLAVQLMTVSYEHHTLAGSIYGGDFAVELVKPRPVVLDFLGTNLALRCWHLVFGAPLIVAVGLLAGISLDGRDLLLALPAIVLAAGLRFAVTYTLALTAVWTQRAHGVVGMGEALIFLLGGTAAPLAFLPEPFRAVGSVLPFWSMLGAPAEVAAGNVDDVLRVYAVQAGWLVAAVLLAVLVWRRAVRRFTAFGG; encoded by the coding sequence GTGAGCACGGTCAGCCGTACGGCGGTGCTGCTCAGGATGGGGTTCTGGCGCAGCTCGGTGGAGTGGTGGAGCTTCCGGTCGTTCGTGATCACGTTGGTCGCGGGGCAGGTGGTGACGCCGTTGCTCGGGCTGTTCGTGTGGTCGGCGGTGGTGCCGGGCGACAGCGGCGTCCCGACGTACTACGTCGTGCTGCTCGCCGTTCAGCTGATGACGGTCTCGTACGAGCACCACACGCTGGCGGGCAGCATCTACGGCGGCGACTTCGCCGTCGAGCTGGTGAAGCCGCGGCCGGTCGTGCTCGACTTCCTCGGGACCAATCTCGCGCTCCGGTGCTGGCACCTGGTCTTCGGGGCGCCGCTGATCGTCGCGGTCGGACTGCTCGCCGGTATCAGTCTGGACGGCAGAGACCTGCTGCTGGCGTTGCCGGCGATCGTGCTCGCCGCGGGGCTTCGGTTCGCTGTGACCTACACGCTGGCTCTGACCGCGGTCTGGACGCAGCGGGCGCACGGCGTGGTCGGGATGGGCGAGGCGCTGATCTTCCTGCTCGGCGGTACGGCGGCGCCGTTGGCGTTCCTGCCCGAGCCGTTCCGCGCGGTGGGATCGGTGCTGCCGTTCTGGTCGATGCTCGGGGCGCCGGCTGAGGTTGCCGCGGGCAACGTCGACGACGTACTCAGGGTGTACGCCGTACAGGCCGGCTGGCTGGTCGCGGCCGTGCTGCTCGCCGTACTGGTCTGGCGACGTGCGGTACGCCGATTCACCGCCTTCGGAGGTTAG